A portion of the Nitrospirota bacterium genome contains these proteins:
- a CDS encoding septal ring lytic transglycosylase RlpA family protein: protein MRWISKLKTLNSKIKNQKSKILLLASCTCLLFLASCATYRVASYPPPRIDIGVPHRVEEGIASWYGMDFHGRPTASGDIYDMYKHTAAHRTVPLGTYARVTNLENGKNVRLLINDRGPFVDGRIIDLSFGAAKELGMADKGLGRVRIEYLERDKRYIKYVKFDERGYGDFTIQVGAFTNIDNAVRLKKALEWNYKDVSLTDTIINGTKYHRVRIGIFKSKQDASVLASKLADEGYSVTVMRSK, encoded by the coding sequence ATGAGATGGATATCTAAACTCAAAACTCTAAACTCAAAAATCAAAAATCAAAAATCAAAAATCTTGCTTCTTGCATCTTGTACCTGTCTTCTATTTCTCGCTTCCTGCGCCACATACAGAGTCGCATCTTACCCTCCTCCCCGAATAGATATTGGAGTGCCGCACAGGGTCGAAGAAGGTATCGCTTCATGGTATGGTATGGATTTTCATGGCAGACCAACAGCAAGTGGTGATATATATGATATGTATAAACATACAGCAGCGCACAGGACAGTTCCTCTCGGCACATATGCGAGGGTTACAAACCTTGAGAACGGTAAGAATGTCAGGTTACTTATAAATGATAGAGGTCCATTTGTTGATGGAAGGATAATAGACCTTTCATTCGGGGCTGCGAAGGAACTCGGTATGGCAGATAAAGGTTTAGGGCGTGTGAGGATTGAATACCTTGAAAGGGATAAAAGATACATTAAGTATGTAAAGTTTGATGAGAGAGGATACGGTGATTTTACCATTCAGGTTGGTGCATTTACGAATATTGATAATGCGGTAAGGCTGAAGAAGGCTTTAGAATGGAATTATAAGGATGTAAGTCTCACAGATACAATTATAAATGGCACAAAGTATCACAGGGTAAGGATTGGTATCTTTAAATCAAAACAGGATGCCTCAGTACTGGCAAGCAAACTTGCAGATGAGGGATACAGTGTAACAGTGATGAGGAGTAAGTAA
- a CDS encoding N-acetyltransferase: MRIIKVNDDRTLKKFLKLPSNLYRENPYWVPPLISDLKKNLSPQNPFFKHAEAVFFLAEGANEKTGRIAAIVDRNYIEFHREDVGFFGLFECSNNAIVARGLLDSARSWLREKGLKGMIGPINLSTNDECGILIDGFDLPPCLMMPYNPSYYTSLLEGYGLRKAKDLLAYTVDIPEEIPEKIKRVAERLIKSDIRVRPINMKEFDREVMLFKELYNSAWELNWGFVPITDEEIEWTAKRMKPLIIPNLALFAEVEGRPVGLMLILPDYNQVLKHLNGHIGITGIFKFLFYSRKIDTLRLMILGVKKEYRNYGIDALLYLKSLEGMKNKRYKRVELSWVLEDNIAVHRIAHHFGAKVYKRYRIYEMDI, from the coding sequence TTGAGAATAATAAAGGTAAATGATGACAGAACACTCAAAAAATTTCTAAAACTTCCTTCCAATTTATACAGAGAAAATCCCTACTGGGTCCCACCACTTATTTCAGACCTTAAAAAAAACCTTTCACCCCAAAATCCATTCTTTAAACACGCAGAGGCAGTATTCTTCTTAGCTGAAGGTGCAAATGAAAAGACAGGAAGGATTGCTGCAATCGTTGACAGGAACTATATTGAATTCCACAGGGAAGATGTCGGTTTTTTTGGATTATTTGAATGTTCTAATAATGCCATAGTCGCCAGAGGACTTCTTGATTCAGCGAGGTCATGGTTAAGAGAAAAGGGATTAAAGGGCATGATTGGACCCATAAATCTCTCTACAAATGATGAGTGTGGCATACTAATAGATGGCTTTGATTTACCTCCCTGCCTGATGATGCCCTATAACCCTTCTTATTATACATCACTCCTTGAAGGTTATGGTCTGAGAAAGGCAAAGGACCTCCTCGCCTATACAGTAGATATTCCCGAGGAAATACCAGAAAAGATAAAACGGGTAGCAGAGAGGTTAATAAAATCTGACATCAGAGTAAGACCTATTAACATGAAAGAGTTTGATAGAGAGGTCATGTTGTTTAAAGAACTATATAATTCTGCATGGGAGTTAAACTGGGGTTTTGTTCCGATAACTGACGAAGAGATAGAGTGGACTGCAAAGAGGATGAAACCGCTCATTATTCCGAATTTAGCACTTTTTGCTGAGGTTGAAGGAAGACCTGTTGGGCTCATGTTGATACTCCCTGACTATAATCAGGTCTTAAAACACCTGAATGGCCATATCGGTATAACAGGGATATTCAAGTTTTTATTTTACTCGAGAAAGATTGATACGCTGAGACTTATGATTCTCGGGGTAAAGAAAGAATATCGAAACTATGGAATAGATGCATTGCTTTATCTCAAATCCTTGGAGGGTATGAAAAATAAGAGATATAAACGAGTTGAACTGTCGTGGGTTCTTGAAGATAACATTGCGGTGCATCGCATAGCACATCATTTTGGTGCGAAGGTATATAAGAGATATAGAATCTATGAGATGGATATCTAA